The following proteins come from a genomic window of Triticum aestivum cultivar Chinese Spring chromosome 6A, IWGSC CS RefSeq v2.1, whole genome shotgun sequence:
- the LOC123130949 gene encoding uncharacterized protein, with translation MYSCSERDRSAAAARIMESSAKYQPCNTAATRTAAGQVPSDAQRQQQQPSPRRARRKHPASASRRSSTTVVATDVSNFRAMVQELTGFPPAAIFRPLPRRAHAATTAGSVRGVVQPLAHPPKCAPPGVFDGLPDLGSPEFDTSPDLIFE, from the coding sequence ATGTACTCCTGCAGCGAGCGAGACCGCTCGGCCGCGGCGGCGCGTATCATGGAGTCCAGCGCCAAGTACCAGCCATGCAACACGGCGGCGACGCGGACGGCCGCCGGCCAGGTCCCCTCGGAcgcgcagcggcagcagcagcagccgtcGCCGCGGCGCGCCAGGAGGAAGCACCCGGCGTCGGCGTCGCGCCGGTCGTCCACCACCGTTGTGGCGACCGACGTGTCCAACTTCCGCGCCATGGTGCAGGAGCTCACCGGCTTCCCGCCGGCCGCCATCTTCCGGCCGCTGCCGCGCCGGGCCCACGCGGCAACCACCGCCGGCAGCGTCCGGGGCGTGGTGCAGCCGCTGGCGCACCCGCCGAAGTGCGCCCCGCCCGGCGTGTTTGACGGGCTGCCCGACCTCGGGTCGCCGGAGTTCGACACGTCGCCCGACTTGATCTTCGAATGA